The Arachis ipaensis cultivar K30076 chromosome B07, Araip1.1, whole genome shotgun sequence genome includes a window with the following:
- the LOC107606586 gene encoding uncharacterized protein LOC107606586, whose amino-acid sequence MALMEFQNGLCQSMENEVEGIQNDLDIVDDRAVVYEGMNSDSEEDFEATYEASDEDKDGDVGVEAAAENVVVHPSSSQPMNVPPFMRDLDLDTIHSPEFPEYANIGVADLEDGEFRIGMEYSSRKSVVAIIRSYTISREVDYNVYESESHTFYAKCKMFGSGCDWLIQASLIRKKSCWEIYRYNGRHTCTMGMISHDHFKLDSDTVAEAIRSLVKTDPSIKVKSIIAEVQSRFNYTISDRKAWLAKQKSIAKVFGGWEDSYQVLPWWLTVIVQKMPGSIVQIETQPLYNGNEEAHSVKILHRVFWSFNPCIRAFRHCKPLVQVYGTHLYKKYKGTLLVAVAQDGNQNIVPTAFALVERETTDA is encoded by the exons ATGGCGTTAATGGAGTTTCAGAATGGTCTCTGTCAAAGCATGGAGAACG AGGTGGAAGGGATTCAAAATGATTTAGATATAGTGGATGATAGAGCTGTAGTGTACGAAGGAATGAATAGTGACAGCGAAGAGGACTTCGAAGCCACTTATGAAGCCAGCGACGAAGACAAGGATGGTGATGTAGGAGTTGAGGCAGCAGCGGAGAATGTAGTGGTTCATCCCTCGAGCAGTCAACCGATGAACGTTCCACCGTTCATGCGTGATTTAGATCTCGACACCATACATTCACCGGAATTTCCCGAATATGCAAACATAG GCGTTGCTGATCTTGAGGACGGAGAGTTCCGGATTGGAATGGAATACAGTTCTAGAAAGTCGGTCGTCGCAATAATTAGAAGTTACACTATCTCTAGAGAAGTTGACTACAATGTGTATGAGTCTGAGTCACATacgttctatgcaaaatgcaagatgTTTGGGAGTGGGTGCGACTGGCTTATCCAAGCTAGCTTGATACGGAAAAAAAGTTGTTGGGAGATATACAGATACAACGGTAGGCACACGTGCACAATGGGAATGATTTCACATGATCATTTCAAGTTGGACTCGGATACAGTTGCTGAGGCTATAAGGTCATTAGTCAAGACTGACCCGTCCATCAAGGTGAAATCTATAATAGCGGAAGTCCAGTCAAGGTTCAACTATACCATCAGTGACcgaaaggcttggttggcaaagcagaagtccATAGCCAAAGTTTTCGGTGGTTGGGAGGATTCTTACCAAGTTTTGCCATGGTGGCTCACAGTCATAGTTCAGAAGATGCCTGGTTCAATTGTCCAAATAGAAACACAACCGTTGTACAACGGGAATGAGGAGGCGCACAGTGTAAAAATACTTCATCGTGTATTTTGGAGTTTCAATCCATGCATTAGGGCGTTCAGGCATTGCAAGCCCCTAGTTCAGGTTTATGGCACACACCTATATAAAAAATACAAAGGTACACTTCTGGTTGCTGTTGCACAAGATGGAAACCAGAACATTGTGCCTACCGCTTTTGCCTTGGTGGAAAGGGAGACAACTGATGCGTGA